The Vidua chalybeata isolate OUT-0048 chromosome 6, bVidCha1 merged haplotype, whole genome shotgun sequence genome has a segment encoding these proteins:
- the SERGEF gene encoding secretion-regulating guanine nucleotide exchange factor isoform X5: MESQLFAWGENSYGQLGLGHKEDVLVPQALKDVSCKCQDIESIAGGGGHSAVITGAGQLFVRGHNKDGQLGLNHTEDVLSFTLCTVLSGFCVKQVACGWDFTIILVESGLVLSCGSNSFGQLGLPQVSGPCLIPQKIESLKEKVVSVAAGLIHALAATDSGLVLQWGAGMASRAKRASQGKALPVFLTAKEPWEVAGLEDVKVKAVAAGSYHSVSLTDCEKGKQNSFHAVILQF, from the exons atggagtcccagctgttCGCCTGG GGTGAAAACAGCTATGGACAACTTGGTCTTGGTCATAAAGAGGATGTGCTGGTTCCTCAGGCCCTGAAAGATGTTTCCTGCAAATGTCAAGACATTGAAAGCATTGCTGGAGGAGGGGGACATTCTGCAGTTATAACTG gtGCAGGACAACTCTTTGTACGTGGCCACAACAAAGACGGGCAGTTGGGACTGAATCACACAGAGGATGTGCTGAGTTTTACTTTGTGCACTGTCCTGTCTGGCTTTTGTGTAAAACAGGTTGCATGTGGCTGGGATTTTACAATCATATTAGTAG AATCTGGCCTAGTGCTGTCCTGTGGGTCAAACTCCTTTGGACAACTGGGACTTCCTCAAGTTTCAGGCCCATGCTTGATTCCACAAAAGATTGAG TCTCTCAAAGAGAAAGTGGTGAGTGTTGCTGCAGGACTGATACATGCCCTTGCTGCTACAG ACAGCGGTTTGGTACTGCAgtggggagctgggatggcATCACGGGCAAAGCGTGCCAGCCAAGGAAAAGCCCTCCCTGTGTTCTTGACAGCAAAGGAGCCCTGGGAAGTGGCAG GCCTGGAAGATGTAAAGGTGAAGGCAGTTGCTGCAGGTTCCTATCATTCGGTGTCCCTCACAG ATTGTGAGAAGGGGAAACAGAATAGCTTTCATGCTGTAATCTTACAGTTTTGA
- the TPH1 gene encoding tryptophan 5-hydroxylase 1 — MHPAPRRGASLEAAPSPRDPGRQLNKSAYMMIEDNKENEDHASERGRTAIIFSLKNEVGGLVKALKLFQEKHVNLVHIESRKSKRRNSEFEIFVDCDSNREQLNEIFQLLKFHVNIVSVSPTEHFNVQEDGMENIPWFPKKISDLDKCANRVLMYGSDLDADHPGFKDNVYRKRRKYFADLAMNYKHGDPIPKIEFTEEEIKTWGTVYRELNNLYPTYACKEYLKNLPLLTKHCGYREDNIPQLEDVSRFLKECTGFTIRPVAGYLSPRDFLAGLAFRVFHCTQYVRHSSDPLYTPEPDTCHELLGHVPLLAEPSFAQFSQEIGLASLGASDEAVQKLATCYFFTVEFGLCKQEGQLRVYGAGLLSSISELKHSVSDSANVKPFDPKVTCKQECIITTFQEVYFVSESFEEAKEKMREFAKTIKRPFGVKYNPYTQSVQVLKDTKSIASVVNELRHELDIVSDALSKMGKQLEV; from the exons TTAAATAAGTCAGCTTACATGATGATCGAAGATAACAAAGAGAATGAAGACCATGCATCTGAAAGAGGAAGAACTGCCatcattttttccttgaagaatGAAGTTGGAGGACTTGTAAAAGCATTAAAACTCTTTCAG GAAAAGCATGTAAATCTGGTACACATTGAGTCACGGAAGTCCAAGAGACGAAATTCTGAGTTTGAGATCTTCGTGGACTGTGACAGTAACAGGGAACAACTGAACGAgattttccagctcctgaaaTTCCATGTCAACATTGTCTCTGTGAGCCCAACAGAGCATTTCAATGTCCAGGAAGATG GCATGGAGAACATTCCCTGGTTTCCCAAGAAGATCTCAGATTTGGATAAGTGTGCAAACCGGGTGCTGATGTATGGGTCTGACTTGGATGCCGACCATCCC GGTTTCAAGGACAACGTTTATCGCAAGAGGCGGAAGTATTTTGCAGACCTGGCTATGAACTACAAACA TGGTGACCCAATCCCCAAGATTGAATTCACTGAGGAGGAGATCAAGACTTGGGGGACTGTGTACCGAGAGCTTAACAATCTTTACCCAACTTATGCCTGCAAAGAGTACCTTAAAAACCTGCCCTTGCTCACCAAACACTGTGGGTACAGGGAAGACAATATTCCCCAGCTGGAAGATGTGTCCCGCTTCCTGAAAG AGTGCACAGGCTTTACCATTCGCCCTGTGGCTGGATATCTGTCACCCAGAGACTTCTTGGCAGGATTAGCATTCCGAGTTTTTCACTGCACTCAATATGTCAGACACAGCTCGGACCCTCTCTATACACCAGAGCC tgaTACCTGCCATGAGCTCCTAGGCCATGTCCCTCTTTTGGCTGAACCCAGTTTTGCTCAGTTCTCCCAGGAAATTGGTCTTGCATCACTTGGAGCATCAGATGAGGCTGTCCAAAAACTGGCAACA TGCTACTTCTTCACGGTAGAGTTTGGCTTGTGCAAGCAAGAGGGGCAGCTACGAGTTTATGGGGCTGGCTTGCTCTCTTCCATTAGTGAGCTCAAG CACTCAGTCTCTGACAGCGCCAATGTCAAACCTTTTGATCCAAAGGTCACCTGCAAGCAAGAATGTATCATTACAACTTTCCAGGAGGTTTACTTTGTTTCTGAAAGTTTtgaagaagcaaaggaaaagatgaG AGAGTTTGCAAAAACCATCAAGCGCCCCTTTGGGGTGAAGTACAATCCCTACACTCAGAGTGTGCAGGTCCTGAAAGACACGAAGAGCATCGCCAGTGTGGTGAATGAGCTGCGCCATGAGCTGGATATTGTCAGTGATGCCCTCAGCAAGATGGGCAAGCAGCTGGAAGTTTAA
- the SERGEF gene encoding secretion-regulating guanine nucleotide exchange factor isoform X2 has protein sequence MESQLFAWGENSYGQLGLGHKEDVLVPQALKDVSCKCQDIESIAGGGGHSAVITGAGQLFVRGHNKDGQLGLNHTEDVLSFTLCTVLSGFCVKQVACGWDFTIILVESGLVLSCGSNSFGQLGLPQVSGPCLIPQKIESLKEKVVSVAAGLIHALAATDSGLVLQWGAGMASRAKRASQGKALPVFLTAKEPWEVAGLEDVKVKAVAAGSYHSVSLTDKGHLYIWGSNKHRQLVSRNIFLAEPNKIDTQCFSHEKIEAVWSGWTHLVARTVAQDERKTCTSNILNDYGQLKGGK, from the exons atggagtcccagctgttCGCCTGG GGTGAAAACAGCTATGGACAACTTGGTCTTGGTCATAAAGAGGATGTGCTGGTTCCTCAGGCCCTGAAAGATGTTTCCTGCAAATGTCAAGACATTGAAAGCATTGCTGGAGGAGGGGGACATTCTGCAGTTATAACTG gtGCAGGACAACTCTTTGTACGTGGCCACAACAAAGACGGGCAGTTGGGACTGAATCACACAGAGGATGTGCTGAGTTTTACTTTGTGCACTGTCCTGTCTGGCTTTTGTGTAAAACAGGTTGCATGTGGCTGGGATTTTACAATCATATTAGTAG AATCTGGCCTAGTGCTGTCCTGTGGGTCAAACTCCTTTGGACAACTGGGACTTCCTCAAGTTTCAGGCCCATGCTTGATTCCACAAAAGATTGAG TCTCTCAAAGAGAAAGTGGTGAGTGTTGCTGCAGGACTGATACATGCCCTTGCTGCTACAG ACAGCGGTTTGGTACTGCAgtggggagctgggatggcATCACGGGCAAAGCGTGCCAGCCAAGGAAAAGCCCTCCCTGTGTTCTTGACAGCAAAGGAGCCCTGGGAAGTGGCAG GCCTGGAAGATGTAAAGGTGAAGGCAGTTGCTGCAGGTTCCTATCATTCGGTGTCCCTCACAG ATAAAGGACATCTGTATATCTGGGGCAGCAACAAACACAGGCAGCTGGTGAGCAGAAACATCTTTCTTGCTGAGCCCAACAAGATTGACACTCAGTGTTTCTCACATGAAAAGATTGAAGCAGTTTGGAGTGGCTGGACTCACCTGGTGGCACGGACAG
- the SERGEF gene encoding secretion-regulating guanine nucleotide exchange factor isoform X3, whose product MESQLFAWGENSYGQLGLGHKEDVLVPQALKDVSCKCQDIESIAGGGGHSAVITGAGQLFVRGHNKDGQLGLNHTEDVLSFTLCTVLSGFCVKQVACGWDFTIILVESGLVLSCGSNSFGQLGLPQVSGPCLIPQKIESLKEKVVSVAAGLIHALAATDSGLVLQWGAGMASRAKRASQGKALPVFLTAKEPWEVAGLEDVKVKAVAAGSYHSVSLTDKGHLYIWGSNKHRQLVSRNIFLAEPNKIDTQCFSHEKIEAVWSGWTHLVARTDCMWLRA is encoded by the exons atggagtcccagctgttCGCCTGG GGTGAAAACAGCTATGGACAACTTGGTCTTGGTCATAAAGAGGATGTGCTGGTTCCTCAGGCCCTGAAAGATGTTTCCTGCAAATGTCAAGACATTGAAAGCATTGCTGGAGGAGGGGGACATTCTGCAGTTATAACTG gtGCAGGACAACTCTTTGTACGTGGCCACAACAAAGACGGGCAGTTGGGACTGAATCACACAGAGGATGTGCTGAGTTTTACTTTGTGCACTGTCCTGTCTGGCTTTTGTGTAAAACAGGTTGCATGTGGCTGGGATTTTACAATCATATTAGTAG AATCTGGCCTAGTGCTGTCCTGTGGGTCAAACTCCTTTGGACAACTGGGACTTCCTCAAGTTTCAGGCCCATGCTTGATTCCACAAAAGATTGAG TCTCTCAAAGAGAAAGTGGTGAGTGTTGCTGCAGGACTGATACATGCCCTTGCTGCTACAG ACAGCGGTTTGGTACTGCAgtggggagctgggatggcATCACGGGCAAAGCGTGCCAGCCAAGGAAAAGCCCTCCCTGTGTTCTTGACAGCAAAGGAGCCCTGGGAAGTGGCAG GCCTGGAAGATGTAAAGGTGAAGGCAGTTGCTGCAGGTTCCTATCATTCGGTGTCCCTCACAG ATAAAGGACATCTGTATATCTGGGGCAGCAACAAACACAGGCAGCTGGTGAGCAGAAACATCTTTCTTGCTGAGCCCAACAAGATTGACACTCAGTGTTTCTCACATGAAAAGATTGAAGCAGTTTGGAGTGGCTGGACTCACCTGGTGGCACGGACAG
- the SERGEF gene encoding secretion-regulating guanine nucleotide exchange factor isoform X4 translates to MESQLFAWGENSYGQLGLGHKEDVLVPQALKDVSCKCQDIESIAGGGGHSAVITGAGQLFVRGHNKDGQLGLNHTEDVLSFTLCTVLSGFCVKQVACGWDFTIILVESGLVLSCGSNSFGQLGLPQVSGPCLIPQKIESLKEKVVSVAAGLIHALAATDSGLVLQWGAGMASRAKRASQGKALPVFLTAKEPWEVAGLEDVKVKAVAAGSYHSVSLTDKGHLYIWGSNKHRQLVSRNIFLAEPNKIDTQCFSHEKIEAVWSGWTHLVARTAF, encoded by the exons atggagtcccagctgttCGCCTGG GGTGAAAACAGCTATGGACAACTTGGTCTTGGTCATAAAGAGGATGTGCTGGTTCCTCAGGCCCTGAAAGATGTTTCCTGCAAATGTCAAGACATTGAAAGCATTGCTGGAGGAGGGGGACATTCTGCAGTTATAACTG gtGCAGGACAACTCTTTGTACGTGGCCACAACAAAGACGGGCAGTTGGGACTGAATCACACAGAGGATGTGCTGAGTTTTACTTTGTGCACTGTCCTGTCTGGCTTTTGTGTAAAACAGGTTGCATGTGGCTGGGATTTTACAATCATATTAGTAG AATCTGGCCTAGTGCTGTCCTGTGGGTCAAACTCCTTTGGACAACTGGGACTTCCTCAAGTTTCAGGCCCATGCTTGATTCCACAAAAGATTGAG TCTCTCAAAGAGAAAGTGGTGAGTGTTGCTGCAGGACTGATACATGCCCTTGCTGCTACAG ACAGCGGTTTGGTACTGCAgtggggagctgggatggcATCACGGGCAAAGCGTGCCAGCCAAGGAAAAGCCCTCCCTGTGTTCTTGACAGCAAAGGAGCCCTGGGAAGTGGCAG GCCTGGAAGATGTAAAGGTGAAGGCAGTTGCTGCAGGTTCCTATCATTCGGTGTCCCTCACAG ATAAAGGACATCTGTATATCTGGGGCAGCAACAAACACAGGCAGCTGGTGAGCAGAAACATCTTTCTTGCTGAGCCCAACAAGATTGACACTCAGTGTTTCTCACATGAAAAGATTGAAGCAGTTTGGAGTGGCTGGACTCACCTGGTGGCACGGACAG ctttctga